The nucleotide window CGTCCGATAGCTACAGGCTCCAGCGACTCACCGACGACGCACACGCCCTCGCACTGGTTCTCCTGAGGGCAGACGCGACCACATACTGCCGGCAAGAGGTTCGTGCTAGTGAGGATGTCGTATGCCCCGCGGATGTCCTCCTGGTTGACCTTCTCGATGAAGCCCAGGATGTCCACGCCAACTGGGCACCCGATGACGCACGGCTTCTCCGGGCACATCATGCACCGCTCGGACTCCCGGAGCGCGGCTTCACGCGGATAGCCGCAGGCGACCTCTTCGAAGTTGCCGATCCGCGCTTGGGGATCCTGCTCCAGCATCGGCGTGCGTTCCTGCGGGATCGTCCGGATCGTCTTACGTTTCTGCTTCTTCGCCATATCGGATTCCGCTACCTCTTCGTTTCCGCGGTCGCGTTAGCGCCGCCTCGCATACGGCAGCTGCTCTTCCAAGCGTCCAGGGCCACTTTCTCCGCAGCAGCGTAGCGACGAAGTCGGGTCATCAGATCGTCGAAGTCGACCTGGTGGCCGTCGAAATCAGGACCGTCGACGCAAGCGAACTTCACCTGTCCGCCTATCTTGACCCGGCATCCCCCGCACATCCCCGTGCCGTCGACCATGACCGGGTTGAGGCTCACCATCGTCTTGATGCCGTAGGGCCGGGTCGTCTCGGCGCACCCCCTCATCATGACCGGGGGGCCGATGGCGACGACCTCATCGATGTCGGCGTGCTTCCCGATGGCCTGCTCGATGCCTTCGGTTACTAGCCCCTTGATGCCAACCGATCCATCATCCGTGCAAATGATGTACTCGTCGCAGAAGGCCCGGAACTTGTCCTCCCAGAACACCAGATCCTTGTTACGGAAGCCGACGACCCCGATTACATACGCGCCAGCCTCCTTGTAGCCACGGGCTTGCGGGAAGATCGGCGCCACTCCCAGGCCTCCGCCGACGCACACGACCTTCTTGGCCTTGCTGATCTCGCTTGGGATGCCCATCGGCCCGACCATGCCGTACAGGGACGTGCCAGCCAGGCACTCCTGCTGCATCTGCAGCGTCGTCTTGCCGACGGCCTGGATCACCAGCGTGATGGTGCCGGCGTCGCGGTCGAAGTCGGCGATCGTCAAGGGGATCCGCTCGCCCTGCTCATGGAGCATCACGATCACGAACTGGCCTGGCTTCGCCGCTTTGGCCATCAGGGGATGGTGTATCTCGAGCAAGAACGTCACGTCGGAAAAATCCTGACGCTCGATGATCCGGAAATCAGACATCCGGATGCCTTGCTCGCTCGGTTCCGCTTCTCGCATGTCCAAGACTTCTCGCA belongs to Candidatus Nanopelagicales bacterium and includes:
- a CDS encoding sulfide/dihydroorotate dehydrogenase-like FAD/NAD-binding protein translates to MREVLDMREAEPSEQGIRMSDFRIIERQDFSDVTFLLEIHHPLMAKAAKPGQFVIVMLHEQGERIPLTIADFDRDAGTITLVIQAVGKTTLQMQQECLAGTSLYGMVGPMGIPSEISKAKKVVCVGGGLGVAPIFPQARGYKEAGAYVIGVVGFRNKDLVFWEDKFRAFCDEYIICTDDGSVGIKGLVTEGIEQAIGKHADIDEVVAIGPPVMMRGCAETTRPYGIKTMVSLNPVMVDGTGMCGGCRVKIGGQVKFACVDGPDFDGHQVDFDDLMTRLRRYAAAEKVALDAWKSSCRMRGGANATAETKR